ACATTGGACACCTGGTTGGAGTAATGATGCTAAAACACCTACAATCAGCAGGGCATCAGCCCATTGCCTTAATTGGTGGTGCCACCGGAATGATTGGCGACCCATCAGGCAAATCGCAGGAGCGTAACCTTTTGGATGAACCAACACTTCGCCATAACCAGGAATGTATAAAAGCTCAGCTGGCCAAATTTCTTGATTTTGAGAGCAATGTTGATAACGTGGCGCTACTGGTAAACAATTACGACTGGATGAAAGAGTTTTCATTCCTCGATTTTATTCGCGATGTGGGTAAACGTATTACCGTAAACTACATGATGGCGAAAGATTCGGTGAAAAAACGCCTGGGCGAAGAGTCGAAATCAGGAATGTCGTTTACCGAATTTACTTACCAGCTGGTTCAGGGTTACGACTTTTATCACTTGTTTAAAAACAATAACTGCCGCCTGCAAATGGGTGGCTCCGATCAGTGGGGAAATATCACTACCGGTACCGAGTTAATTCGGCGTATGGACGGAGGAGAAGCTTTTGCATTAACCTGCCCGCTAATTACTAAAGCAGATGGTACCAAATTCGGCAAAACAGAATCGGGCAACGTTTGGCTCGATCCGGAACGCACATCGCCTTATGCTTTCTTTCAGTTTTGGTTAAACACTTCAGATGAAGATGCCGAGCGTTACATCAAAATATTTACCATGCTGCCAAAAGAAGAAATTGATGCTTTGGTAGCGGCACACCAGGAAGCACCTCACGCCAGAAGTTTACAGAAAAAACTTGCCGAAGAGGTTACTGTAATGGTACACTCGCGCGAAGAATACGAAATGGCAGTTGAAGCTTCGCAAATACTGTTTGGCAAAGGAACCGCCGAGCAGCTACGCAAACTAAACGAAAGCACCTTTCTGGCTGTTTTTGAAGGCGTTCCCCAGTTTAATGTGGCAAAAGAAGAACTGGCAGCAGGTATCAACGTTATTGATTTACTGGCTGAAAAAACAGCAGTATTCCCATCAAAAGGAGAATTGCGCCGAACCATTAAAGGAAACGGACTAAGCATTAACAAAGAAAAAATAAATAATCCTGACCTAATCGTTAACAACGATTTCCTGATTGGCAATAAATACATTCTTGCGCAAAAAGGAAAGAAAAATTATTACCTGATAATTGCTGAATAATCGGGTAATAGTATACTAAAAGCTTCACGCAAGCGTTGAAATTACACGATCGAATAGAAACCACATCTTATGGATAATTTTTTTGATAACCGGCGAATTCTGAATATGATTTGGAAACGCAAATTTCATTTTGTAGCTGTTGGATTTATTGCTGTTGTTCTATCGGCTATTTTTTCGGGGCCGGCATTTATTACCCCCAAGTTTAAATCAACAGCGCGTATTTATCCCTCAAACATCTGGGTACTGAGCGACGAGTCGGAAACCGAGCAAATGCTGGAGGTCCTTAACTCTAACGACATTAAATTTAGAATGTTTGATGCTTTTAACCTGCATGAGGTGTATAAAATTGATAAAAATGACCCACAGTTTTATACCTACATGTTTGCCGAGTAT
Above is a genomic segment from uncultured Draconibacterium sp. containing:
- the tyrS gene encoding tyrosine--tRNA ligase gives rise to the protein MSFVQELKWRGMLHDIMPGTEEQLEKELTAAYVGIDPTADSLHIGHLVGVMMLKHLQSAGHQPIALIGGATGMIGDPSGKSQERNLLDEPTLRHNQECIKAQLAKFLDFESNVDNVALLVNNYDWMKEFSFLDFIRDVGKRITVNYMMAKDSVKKRLGEESKSGMSFTEFTYQLVQGYDFYHLFKNNNCRLQMGGSDQWGNITTGTELIRRMDGGEAFALTCPLITKADGTKFGKTESGNVWLDPERTSPYAFFQFWLNTSDEDAERYIKIFTMLPKEEIDALVAAHQEAPHARSLQKKLAEEVTVMVHSREEYEMAVEASQILFGKGTAEQLRKLNESTFLAVFEGVPQFNVAKEELAAGINVIDLLAEKTAVFPSKGELRRTIKGNGLSINKEKINNPDLIVNNDFLIGNKYILAQKGKKNYYLIIAE